From Plasmodium sp. gorilla clade G2 genome assembly, contig: PADLG01_00_77, whole genome shotgun sequence:
TGACTGATTGGATTAATGATAtagtttaataatatataggtAAGtgtttattcatatatttattaaataatatatatatatatatatatatatatatggctactttattttatttgtatttttttataataatttattgtatttaatttcttttatgaatatattattttaaaatgaaCTTATAAttctacattattattaacattttaaaaacataaaataaattaaattaataaaataaataatataaataaactaAATGGATTTTATTACAAATCCTTTAGTGATTTTTCAAATAGAACGAAATgctaattaatatatttttataaaaagttATAAAACATTTGATAAATTTACAGTGtcttaaatattatattatatatatatatatatatatatatatatatatatatatttatttatttaaagtattgcatataaaataaaatggtttttttttttttttttttttttttttttatcatgtgtaaaaatattattataaggaaacatatgataaaataaaggctaaaattataataagaaaataatatacatacataaatatatatatataataatatttatttttttttctttacatttttctatttttgaGAACGTGTACTTATTTTAATacgaaaatataaaaaataattttaaattattactacatatatataatgtgtatcttttttttttttttttttattattttcatattttatatacaataaaagataatagtatatatctcgttgtatatatttttaataaattgaatagaaataaatgttatttattttttttaatatgtagttcaaaattattattatataaattgcATTTTCATagtgtaaaaatatttttatattatagtagattttttttaaaaaagaaagaatatagaaagaaaaatattaaatatttataaaaataaatttttaattttttttcacatatatatatatttaaaatgtgtttttttattttttttatctttatatttttatattaaatatagataatataaaattaatataaattatattatatattatatatatattatttataaaatgttgTAATTTTTACTAGATATTTCCTGCACATGTATAATAAGCACGGAAATAATACGgggatataaataattttgtaaaaagATTGTCATCttataaaaaaggataaaaagaattattatatttatatatatagaatttcatataatctttagatataaagaataaataatttttagaggccataaaagaaaataatatatttcaattttattttttgtaattcttcattatttttttctattctatcataaacacatatatatatattttattataatattcaaaataggtttaatattttaattttttaattatttcattgtaaacttgtatatatatatatatatatattttatatgtaataattaaatatatatatttaatatctctgtatttaaaaaagattACATTATGTAGAATAATTTCCTATaaagcttttttttttttttattttttcctaaaattgttttttattatttttccttaaaattttttgtttttcttttttttcctaaaatattatattttttatttgaatatatatatgtaatatttattttaaattataaataaaatgtataataaatatacttttataaatCAGGAAATTAGTAAAATCATAGGGTTATGAACACCTTATTAATGTAATTCtctaatttttaaatatattttttatacatttatttgttatatatatatatatatatattataataattttattatagatCTATATGATttgttatttaatttattttaatttaatttttgtatataagagaaaaaaacaacaacaataaaaaagaatatatatagatacatGGACATCTAAATAATTTTGatgtttttcatataattacaacaaaacattatttattttacgattttttaaaaagaaatatttttttatatacttaacttttttttttttttttttttaatttcatagtattatttttttatatctctatgttatatgtaaatataaatttagatATGgagaattattaattttccCAATTgagttataaaaatgtaaaaataaaactttaacctatatatttaaaaaatatatatatatatatatataatattattttacatttttatattcttttatttataatatatataaaaatatatatttttattttgttttattaatttttttttttttttccttttttttttttttttgtaattaaaaatttgttCATCTCCtatagaattttttttttttttttttcaatacatTTGTTTTTGTGTGAATTTTATTAAGAAAATTTTAGAGAATAGGAAAGAGAATATATGaagaataagaataaaaaaaaaaaataaaaatatacatatatatatatataggaaattattataattgataataaaaaaaataaaataatattataaaagaacTATTATTTCatgtaattataattataaaaattatgggtaatttttataaatacaacTATATGGAAACTAATGTGTTATTATATACGAAATGTTTAAAATGTAATAGTtctcctatatatataattagtaAAAAAgctgaatataaaaaaaaggaaagttGGAATTTTGTAAATTCAATACTTTCTAGaagtataatattatttatcttaACATTTCTATTGTTAAATATAGTGGTAAGTATTTTatctatttaatataatttattaattgaaatatatatatatatatatatatatgtatgtatgtatctatatttatttatttaattattttattttgttttattgtattttatttattttagaaTTGTGTAAACTATAATCAGTACGAATGTACAagtgaatatattataaataattctatAAGAAGTTTATCTGAATATTCCTCAAGTAATGATAATTTGAGTGATGAATCAGAGTATTTTAAAACGTCAGATGAAtctgaagaagaaaaaaagtatgatgagaaaataaaaaaaaagaagaaaaagtgtaaaaaacataaaattaaaagaggAAAATTAAGAGAGTTAtctaagaaaaaaagaaagtctTATTAtaatggaaaaaataaaaagaatgcATCAAAATCTgcgaaatataatataaatctaaagaagaatttaaataataagaatgatttagaaaataagaattgtaatatatataacgatGACTATATTGGTGAAAATATCATTTCAGAAAATGAGACAAATGAACCTTATGGATATTATGAAGAAATTGATTATATTGATGATGAATTATATTATGATGAAATATGTAACGAAGAGattgaattattaaatgGAAATCCAAATGATGAAggaatatattatgaaaattatttgGGAAGTGAAGAAGAATGTGATTATGCAATTGAAAACCTACCTCATTTGGGTATAGAAATAATTGAAGAAGAATTTAAAGGAAAGAATGAGGACttagatgaagaaaatattgattacaataaagaaagaattacagaaaatatttatcatgGTCTTGAAGTAATTGAAGAAGGAATTAAAGAAAGAATGGAAGATATAATTGTTGATGGAAGTGAaatagaaaatgaagaacatCTTGAATATGATATTGATGATATAAAGGAAAGAAGGTTTGGAGGgaataaaaacaatattacaaggttatttgaaaaaatacaaaaacaCATGAAATATGACAGTGATGAAAGTGAAGAATTAAGTGAGTTAGAAAACAATGAAAGAATTCGAGAAAAAATTGTATATGGTAGGGAAAATGTTGCATACGTAAGTGAAGAAAGTAGTGATGTAGAAAGCAATACAGAAATTGAAGAAAGAAATGGATATAGTAGCGAAGATATTTCATGTGTATCTGAAGAAGTTAGTGATACAGATTTAGAAGAAAATCTGGAAGAAGGAATAGAAGATGGATTTATAGGATTAATTCAGAATATATTTCAAGGAAATGATAAGCAAAATgaagatgaaaaagaaaGTAATATAGAAAcacaaaatgtatataattggAAATCAGGAAAAAAGGCTTTAGCAAAGTTGTTAAGTAATTCTAATAATTTGagtgtaaataatataaaatattctgAATGGAATTTCGAACGTATACCAACCTTAGGATTTTGTAAAGAAGATGATAGAGTTCAAGAAATGTTTAAAGCTTCAATTATGggaaataatgatgattCTACAAGAGaagtaaaattttttattaaaaagataCCAATTGATGTATGGTTAAAACAATATCAATTGATGAATGAATATGATGGGGAGTATTTATTAGATGGAGAAAATTTTGTGATGGAAGCAGTAGCATCAGCATATTTAAGTGAGCATTACCCAGGAATAATAcctaaattatataatgtgGTATTTGAACCTgttaacaataataatgatgaaacaaataatattgataatgaaaaaaataatattgataatgaaaaaaataatattgataatgaaaaatataataaaaaatatagcaATGATTGTAAATATGAAGAagataattatgatgatatgGGCTATCATACAGGtgatgaaaatgatacaTATGAAGATTACTATGATTCCGATAGTTTTTATACAATTTATGGCTATGATCATTTACATAAATTCAATGATATGTTAAGCAAACAActagataataataagaaaggATATGTTGTTTTGGTTTCTGAATTATATGGTCAAGAcctttttcaatatattaatagtagaaatgaaaatgaagagGCTATCgtaaatgatgaagaaaaaaaaaaaattatgaatgaATGtttgaaattattaataaaattacataATGCAGGATTAGCACATCTTGATATATCTccagaaaatattttaataacaaataattttGAATTACGTTTATGTGATTTAGCTAAAAGTGCTCCAATTTATACTTGCAATTTGAGACATATTAAAGGTGAGGAAAAAAAGTCTTTTTTATTCCAATCTTATCAGCCGTGTGTTGGAAAATTAACATGTATGCCAAAAGAATGTTGGGATATtgttaaagaatatatacgattaaaaataaaaaatcctctagaatatttaaaatccATTAAAGATCAAGAAGAAAGGAAAAAGTTTTATTTTGATGTATTATGCGCAGATAAATATATGCttggaatattatatatatggatatggaataataattatatatggaaAAGAGCTGACGCATCGAAAGATAAGATATTTaatcatttattaaattataatatggaTATAAATGCATTTGAGTTAGCAGAAGAATGGCCAGATGGTCTAAAAAACATAATcaatgtaataaaataaataaataaataaatatatatatatatatatataatataattattttatatgtgtaattGTGTGAATgaataaacaatatatttatagtaaCACATTCATTTattgcacatatatataatatatatgatttatttttttttttccctttatAGAAATTGTTAGATTTAGAATCtagaatgaaaataaaactGGATGATCTGGTTAAGCATCCTTGGTGGTTTTATGATGAATAAGATATcttttgaaataaaataataattgcTTATATGGTTACAATTAAGaaactatatatttttcgtattcatatatataataataatgtttttttatttttaaaaatttaaataaatatataaaaatttattaaatatatatatatatatatatatatatatatatatattatttatgttctTTGTTTTTGGATAtgattaaattttttttttttttttttttttttttttttttcgtttgtttgttttgttatttttttttttttattgatattaaaaaataaatttgtaaaattttagtttttcaaaaaaataatttataagttataagaaaaataaaatatttatgtatattttataaaaattattaatcaTGTTAATTCACaataatgtattaaataaaaagatatttattattttgttttctttaatgtataataatatatatatatatatatatatttgatgctatttttatttttttttttaaattaaaagaacaaataaattattattttatatacatgtaaAAATAAGTAGCCGGACCTGTAGTTTTTCTTATGGAAATGTTGATATTGAGAGAGGAACAAATGTCTTATGAAAAATTGATACTCACGTGACTTATGGGTTATTGGGAAATCTTATGAATTAAGGTATCTGAAGGTATTATTtacatgatatatatatatatttatttatttatatgtgtatacatgaatatataattttcaaaaaaacaatcaccaaaaaaaaaaaaaaaaaaaaaatatattatgaaagtatatatatatatatatatatatatatatatatataaatatatttatatgtacttatatttaattatatgtatttttgttttgaaaaatatattataatacatatttcctataaatataaaatatttaaaaattatttttttttaaaaatttatatatattatatataaaaaaaattatatttttattttttttgtttatattttaaattatgttCATGTATTCTCCTCctaatttgttattttttttcaaatttatattacaagaacacataaatatttacttgtgtaaaaaaaaaaaaatatatttttgaataaatTATGGATTAAATAAATGTTGTTAAAACATAATACTGTTCCTTTTATAGccttatttaattttttttttttaatataatggAAATTACTatctcaaaaaaataaaagaaaaaaaaatacgtaTTTGTATCATGGATAAATAATTGTTTCCCAATATACTAATAATATTTGTGGTtaatgtttattatattatattatatattattacattatatatttctatataaaaataacattaaatataatataatattatagtaatattttcttataataattttaatcataaaatatattatttaaagaaaaatgaagaccataaatataaaatgttattacatttaattttaatgaataagttattatttttattggcATACGTATGGAATtcataatcattattataatatcacacataatatatttatgtatatgaaagatttttatatagaaaaatttcatatagatataatcataacaatatatataagcatatggtatatatgatattataatatatgcattacttttttctttttttttctttttctttttttagtGGAATTTGCAAAGGAACTTTTACACATTATACCATATAACAAGGAatggaaaaataataacatggAGAAGATTGTGTGAAATTGATTTATATGAACctaattatgataatgatcctgaaatgaaaaaagttATGGATAACTTTAATCTACGAACACAAAAACGATTTTATGAACTTAATGAACgaataaaggaaaaaagaaaaaaatttaatgaaaaatgtgataaagatataaaagaaattattgttaaggataaaatagaaaaacagttaataaaaaaattatcagtATTAGAAAAACTAGAAGATCGAAGCTATTCACGTAAAGGTAAAAGTGAAAAGAGGGTAGAAAAATATGTACAAAAgtgttattataaaaagcGAAAAACATTAGGAACTATCTTATCAGAATGGGACATTTTAGCTAATATTGATATGTATGAATGGATACCATTTTGTTCAACTGGAGAGCACATTGAcggtaatataaaaaatattaaagatgCAGTTACTAAAGTTGGCTATATAAAATCTAATAATTCTACTGTTCCTGAAAATAAGGGTTCAAAAGATACTACAGAACTTGGTTCTATACTCAGTTCTATTCTAGGTTCTTCTAATTCATTATTTCAAAAGTACATAGATGACAAAATTAAATCTAATGGTGTTagttttaaaaaacaaaCTGGTTATGcctctttttttatttatgtctTATCAGAATTTGTTGAACATGTTGTAATTCCTGTTGGCACTACTCTTATTTTTGGACATAgtggtaataaaaataaccaTGAAACAACATCTGCGGAAACTCAAATGTGTAAATGTTCATGTGAACTTCAGAATTCTTCTAAGTGTACCTGTATATGTACATGTGCAAATAAAAGTACTTATTCAGTAACGTGTTCCTGTATTTGTTCATGCAAGTGTGCATGTAAAGGTACAGAAGGATGTGCGACTACATGTGCTTGTGCAGAAAAATGTGTCACTGCGTGTACTTGTGCAGAAAAATGTGTCAAAGCGTGTATTTGTGCAGAAAAATGTGTCACTGCGTGTGAATGTGCATGTGCACATCATTCACACAAccatatgtttattattccGATTAGTTCTGAAGGATTTATTACGGCATATACTATAGCTTCcgttcttttatttttatattttattttaaaattttacaGAAAAATAAGGAGGGAGAAAAAACAGaagtatataaaattattaaataaataaatacttcATGATGTCATAATAAATTTTCGTGaagtatatatgtattatttttattatgataatggaacactaacatattatatttatataactataaataataaaaatataatgtttttttattaattttttgttgtaAAGTTATTTTCttaatctttttatttttattaaaacgtTTGTTTGCTAACATGTTacttatgtatatatataataatgttttattattaatctgatatatattgatttttttttattttcttatttgtttattttcttatttgtttgtttttttattcattaatttgttttgttattcatttgtttgtttgtttttttaattatccTCAACTTTctataataaacaaattgTAAACTAaccttatatatatgatatgtatatttttttttcttataaaatttacttttttaaggtgaataattttgtatatcGATTTTACTTCATATACACATCTTTGCTTGCAGTCGATAATTTTagtataaatgtatatagcATTAAAATTATCCTATGACgaaattgtatataataacaaatcaTAGAAGAGTAGTCGTGAaaataagataaaataaaataaaaaataatgacgtttattcatttttgttcatatgttaaatctataatatattattgtgaAAAGATATATCTCTTCgttaaattataatacaatattttataagtttttttttttttttttataaaatttaatagcTCTGTATAAAACAGATTCTATCTGAATGAACAAaagaaataagaaaattGAATATTAacgtataatatatagttaatCATATAAAGAACAAGCATAAAAAActtaaattaatttataacagtaaatatatttttttttgttcaatataaatatagctatttaaaatacatataatatatataaataatatatatatatatatatatatatatatatatatatatatatatatatatgttgtaagatcatttaaaaatagttatataaaaaacataaatattagcatgcttatatattaatatataaattcaaaaaaaaaaataaaaagaaaaacattttgagttatttttatatagtatatatttaattcttttgaaaagaaataaataattataattataataattgtatACAATCAAACAGTTTGGATTATTTACATAtgtgttataaaaaatattatttgtacttataataaaattacgGTTGCGTTAAAAAAACTTAATAtcctaataaaaatattcttcagtaagaaaatataattgggatatatataataaatataacaatttaTAGATTGAATTACtcatttccttttttataaataacatattatgaatagaatactatataaacaaaatatacacaacataaaatatatatgcgatataatatatgaaattttaaaatatataaaaacatgaACATTTTAACTTAACCTTTAagatatgtttttttttatacatttcgtgtatatatttcatatgataaataatattattttaaaattgttattagattaagattatataaagaaataaaagtatattGGTATAATATAGGAATATTCGGTtcgtcatatatatatatacatttataataaacataaattattgaatttatttcatcattcttctatatatatatatatatatatatatatatatatatatatatatatatataattcgtTACTTAATATCAAAgtagttattatttttaaatggttgttgtttttaatatatctgtttttgttatttatctaatttatataaaaccaAATTTTAGCCAGTTTACTAGTGAATATGAAGTATACTCTGAAATATGTGAAAATTCAGCCAATGAAAATGAGTCGTGTGTATACTGTATGAAGGatcataaaagaaaaagttcaaaatatgtttataaacaTATCATGAAGATgttttttgaaaataatagtttaaataaaaataaaatagctTTGATAGAACATGAATGAGGTAAAcctgaaaattatataacgTATGGAATGTTTTTCAAAAAAGTATTATCTTTTAGTAATTCTTTGAATAAATATGAGGGAATTAATATTCCAGAAAGAACATATAACGAAGAAATGAATAATGGTAAATTTAGGTTATTAGGTTTATATGGGAGTAATTCTATAAATTGGTTAATTACTGATTTGGGTGCTATGATTAGTGGAGTTACTACTTTAGTGATGCATTCAAATTTTAGTATAGATGtaattgtaaatatattaaatgaaacgAAATTAGAAGGGCTATGTTTAGATTTCGATTTGGTTGAAGTTTTTTTGAGACGTATAAATGAATTGCCGTACTTGAAAAATCTTATAATTTTAGATACTGTAGCTAAACACGGTATAATAATttcaaataatgaaaaagaaataaaaaattctaATTTAAAATGCAATTgacatttaaataatataaataataaaaaaggaagtGATTTATCAAAACCTTTGGAAGATATAGGTTTGAGtcctataaaatataataaagaaaaattataaaagtttagttctttaaaagaaaaatttcataattatgtagaaaaaatattactattTGATTATATGACAAGAAttgaaaatacaaatattaaaattataaatgagGATCATAATTTCGTTACTTCTATTGTATATACATCTGTTACATCTGGAAAGCCAAAGGGTGATATGTTAAGCAATAAAAATTTGTATAACCAattatattcaatatataatcatagcATAAAGGAAACATATAGTCTTCAATATCATTTATCTTATTTACCAATGTCACATGTATTTGAACGAACGTTTGCTTATGGAATTCAACTATGTGGTGgaacattaaatatatggaGTAAGgatgtaaattatttttccaaagatatatttaatacaaaGTATCTTATACTAGGAGGAGTACCTAAGGTGTTTAGTAGAATTTATACGAATATTATGAccgaaattaataatttatcgccttttaaaagatatattataaaaagcgTTATATCTTTACGTAAatctaataaaaataaatggtTAGATAAATTTCTTGAAAATGTTTTTCATATATCcagtaaaataaaagaaaagattAACCCAAATTTAGAAATTATATTGAATGGAGGTGGAAAATTATCAGCAGAAGTTACCCTAGAATTATGTACTTTATTAAATATCAATTACTGTCAAGGTTATGGATTAACAGAATCTTCAGGTGCTATTTTTGGTAATCATGCAGAAGATTCAAATTTTGAAAGCATAGGGGGATCTGTTGCTccaaatacaaaatataaagtaAGGACATGGGATAAATACAAAGCAACAGATCCTTTACCTAAAGGAGAATTATTAGTTAAGAGTGATTCTATATTTAAAGGATATTTTTTAGAAGAGGAAGATACAAAAAGGGCTTTTACTCATGATGGCTATTTAATAACAGGTGATGTggtaaaaattaataaaaatggttctttaatatttttagatAGATCAAAGGGTTTGGTTAAATTATCACAAGGAGAATATATAGAAACAGATTTATTGAATAATCTATATTCacatatttgttttataaataattgcGTTGTATATGGTGATGATTCAATGGATGGTCCACTAGCAATTATATCGATAGataaatgtttattttttacatcattaaaagatgataatatgtTCGAAAGAATTGGagttaatgaaaaaaattatttacacAAATTAactgatgataatataaataataatatttttgttgattatgttaaagaaaaaatgatgGATGTTTATAAAGAAacacatttaaataaatacaatgttattaataacatatatttaactACAAAAACATGGGACACGAATAATTACCTTACTCCAACatataaagtaaaaaaagGTTCCATGTGTTTAAAGATTATGCTTTTTTCATTGATgatgttaaaaaaatatataaaaataaattaaaaggaaGTACTGTTGGTAGTAGCATTAATGGAAAaaaggaagaagaaaaaaaaaaatgaaaataaacaaGAAGATAAACattcaaataaattaaaaaatgtaactATTACAGAATGAAATCAAAACGGTctaagaaaaaatgaaaaagaggttgaaaataaaaaggtcAAATTAAGAGTTACCAATGAAACACCACAAcaagaaaagaataaataaataaacaaatatataaataaacaaaataaataaatttcaaATAAGttaaagtaaaaaaattataatatatatatatatatatatatttttgtattttattaaacacatgaaaataaatataatatatttataaatatacttttctttttttttcttatttttttttttgatagtatattttttaaatgtggACACAAAATCTTAATTTCGTcaaagaaattaataaataaattattttgtattatgctatatacataatatttttcaaattatataaaaataacaaatatacatattatatagaatacaatataaaattattattatttgtataaattttataaatttaatttttaatatgaaaaaatataaatatttataaatattttgtaattaaaaatatgtgtatgattatttattattattat
This genomic window contains:
- a CDS encoding serine/threonine protein kinase, FIKK family; the protein is MGNFYKYNYMETNVLLYTKCLKCNSSPIYIISKKAEYKKKESWNFVNSILSRSIILFILTFLLLNIVNCVNYNQYECTSEYIINNSIRSLSEYSSSNDNLSDESEYFKTSDESEEEKKYDEKIKKKKKKCKKHKIKRGKLRELSKKKRKSYYNGKNKKNASKSAKYNINLKKNLNNKNDLENKNCNIYNDDYIGENIISENETNEPYGYYEEIDYIDDELYYDEICNEEIELLNGNPNDEGIYYENYLGSEEECDYAIENLPHLGIEIIEEEFKGKNEDLDEENIDYNKERITENIYHGLEVIEEGIKERMEDIIVDGSEIENEEHLEYDIDDIKERRFGGNKNNITRLFEKIQKHMKYDSDESEELSELENNERIREKIVYGRENVAYVSEESSDVESNTEIEERNGYSSEDISCVSEEVSDTDLEENLEEGIEDGFIGLIQNIFQGNDKQNEDEKESNIETQNVYNWKSGKKALAKLLSNSNNLSVNNIKYSEWNFERIPTLGFCKEDDRVQEMFKASIMGNNDDSTREVKFFIKKIPIDVWLKQYQLMNEYDGEYLLDGENFVMEAVASAYLSEHYPGIIPKLYNVVFEPVNNNNDETNNIDNEKNNIDNEKNNIDNEKYNKKYSNDCKYEEDNYDDMGYHTGDENDTYEDYYDSDSFYTIYGYDHLHKFNDMLSKQLDNNKKGYVVLVSELYGQDLFQYINSRNENEEAIVNDEEKKKIMNECLKLLIKLHNAGLAHLDISPENILITNNFELRLCDLAKSAPIYTCNLRHIKGEEKKSFLFQSYQPCVGKLTCMPKECWDIVKEYIRLKIKNPLEYLKSIKDQEERKKFYFDVLCADKYMLGILYIWIWNNNYIWKRADASKDKIFNHLLNYNMDINAFELAEEWPDGLKNIINKLLDLESRMKIKLDDLVKHPWWFYDE
- a CDS encoding rifin PIR protein, putative, translating into MLLHLILMNKLLFLLAYWNLQRNFYTLYHITRNGKIITWRRLCEIDLYEPNYDNDPEMKKVMDNFNLRTQKRFYELNERIKEKRKKFNEKCDKDIKEIIVKDKIEKQLIKKLSVLEKLEDRSYSRKGKSEKRVEKYVQKCYYKKRKTLGTILSEWDILANIDMYEWIPFCSTGEHIDGNIKNIKDAVTKVGYIKSNNSTVPENKGSKDTTELGSILSSILGSSNSLFQKYIDDKIKSNGVSFKKQTGYASFFIYVLSEFVEHVVIPVGTTLIFGHSGNKNNHETTSAETQMCKCSCELQNSSKCTCICTCANKSTYSVTCSCICSCKCACKGTEGCATTCACAEKCVTACTCAEKCVKACICAEKCVTACECACAHHSHNHMFIIPISSEGFITAYTIASVLLFLYFILKFYRKIRREKKQKYIKLLNK
- a CDS encoding acyl-CoA synthetase, putative; amino-acid sequence: MVVVFNISVFVIYLIYIKPNFSQFTSEYEVYSEICENSANENESCVYCMKDHKRKSSKYVYKHIMKMFFENNSLNKNKIALIEHE
- a CDS encoding acyl-CoA synthetase, putative; protein product: MFFKKVLSFSNSLNKYEGINIPERTYNEEMNNGKFRLLGLYGSNSINWLITDLGAMISGVTTLVMHSNFSIDVIVNILNETKLEGLCLDFDLVEVFLRRINELPYLKNLIILDTVAKHGIIISNNEKEIKNSNLKCN
- a CDS encoding acyl-CoA synthetase, putative, which gives rise to MTRIENTNIKIINEDHNFVTSIVYTSVTSGKPKGDMLSNKNLYNQLYSIYNHSIKETYSLQYHLSYLPMSHVFERTFAYGIQLCGGTLNIWSKDVNYFSKDIFNTKYLILGGVPKVFSRIYTNIMTEINNLSPFKRYIIKSVISLRKSNKNKWLDKFLENVFHISSKIKEKINPNLEIILNGGGKLSAEVTLELCTLLNINYCQGYGLTESSGAIFGNHAEDSNFESIGGSVAPNTKYKVRTWDKYKATDPLPKGELLVKSDSIFKGYFLEEEDTKRAFTHDGYLITGDVVKINKNGSLIFLDRSKGLVKLSQGEYIETDLLNNLYSHICFINNCVVYGDDSMDGPLAIISIDKCLFFTSLKDDNMFERIGVNEKNYLHKLTDDNINNNIFVDYVKEKMMDVYKETHLNKYNVINNIYLTTKTWDTNNYLTPTYKEVLLVVALMEKRKKKKKNENKQEDKHSNKLKNVTITE